The genomic interval CGAAACTCGCCTGCCTGGGCTTCATGATCTTCGGCTGCGGAACCGAAATGGCGGGTATCACCGTCTCGAAGGCCATCGTCAAGTGGTTCACCGGAAAGGAGATGGCGCTGGCGATGGGTCTCGAAATGGCCATCGCCCGGCTGGGCGTCTTCGCCGTGTTCAGCCTCTCGCCGTGGGTGGCCGAGCTGGGGTCGCCGAGCGTCGTGCGCCCGGTGGCCGTGGTCGGCGTCCTGCTCTGCATCGGCCTCCTCACGTTCCTCGTCTTCACGGTCATGGACCGCAAGCTCGACCGGCAGACGGGTGCAGCGGCCGCAGCGGGCGAACCGGAGGAGCAGTTCAAGGTCAGCGATCTGCGCAGGCTCTTCACCAGCGGGACGTTCCTGACCGTGGCGGCGCTCTGCGTGCTCTACTACTCGGCGATCTTCCCCTTCCAGCGCTTCGCCACGGACATGCTCCAGAGCAACCTCGGCATCACGGCCAAGCAGGCCTCGGACATCTTCCGCTGGTTCCCGATCGGCGCCATGGTGCTCACGCCGCTGCTCGGCTCGTACCTCGACCACAGGGGAAAAGGCGCGACGATGCTCCTGCTCGGCGCGATCCTAATGACGGCCTGCCATCTGATCTTCGCGCTCGTGCCGCTGACCCCGCTGATCGCATACAGCGCGATCATCCTGCTGGGCATCTCCTTCTCGCTGGTTCCGGCGGCCCTCTGGCCCTCGGTTCCGAAGCTGATCGAGAACCGCCTGCTCGGTTCGGCCTACGCCGTGATCTTCTGGATTCAGAACATCGGCCTGATGGCCTTCCCCATCATCATCGGCTGGTCGCTCAACGTCTCGAACCCCGGCGTCGCGGAGCAGATCAAGGAGGGCGTCGAAGGCGCAGCCTACAACTACACCGTCCCGATGCTCATCTTCTCGTGTCTTGGAATCGCCGCCTTCCTGCTCGGCCTCTGGCTCAAGGCGCAGGATCGCAGCAAGGGATACGGGCTGGAACTGCCCAACATCAAGAAGTAGCCCGAGCTACCCCGAATAAATGAAGAAGAAGAAGGGCCCGGCGCATGTCGCATGCGCCGGGCCCGCTGTTTTCTCGACGGCAGGCGTCCCGCTCAGCGCTCCGGAGTGCCGGAAACCGACCCGTAAAGCTCCGTCACGCGGTCGCACATCCGCTCCCACGAGAAGCGGCGGCGCTCCCCGACGCAGTTGCGGCGGAAAAGCGCCAGCGTTCCGTCATCGGAAATCCGTTCGACGGCCGCGGCGATCGCCTCCGCGGTCGGGGCGCAGACATACCCCACCTTCCCGTCGGGCACGATCTCGGCCAGGCCTCCCACGTCCGTCACGACCATCGGCGTACAGAACTGGTAGGCGATCTGCGTCACGCCGCTCTGCGTGGCCGTCTTGTAGGGCTGCACGACGAAATCGGCCGCCGAGAAGTAGTCCTTCACGCCGGCGTCGGGAATGAAGCGGTCGTGCAGCAGCACCTCCTCTCGCAGGCCGCTCGCGGCGATCTGTTTCAGATAAGGCTCCTTCGCTGTATAGAACTCCCCCGCCACAATGAGCCGCCGCCCTTCGGTCCGCCCCCTGCGCTTCAGAAGCGCCCATGCTCCGAGCAGCAGGTCCAGTCCCTTGTAGTCGCGGACGAGACCGAAGAAAAGCACGTAGCGCAGCGCCGGGTCCAGCCCCAACCGTCCGCACGCCTCGGCACGGGGAACCCGTTCGCCGAAGTTCTCGAACAGCGGATGCGGCGAGAAGAGCGCCGGCGCGGCGGTATAGGCCCGCAATTCGCGGTGCACCTGTTCCGACATGTATATGAAACCGTCCACGGACGAAAGGAAATAGCGGTTGAACGGCCGGTCGGAAAGGTGGCGTTCGTGCGGTTCGACATTGTCGATCTGGCACAGCACTTTCGTATGTCCGTTGCCGCGTGCGAGGCGGGCGATCGTCCCGAAGCAGGGCGCCATGAAGGGCGTCCAGTATTTCAGCAACACGAAATCGGGCCGTTCGCGGCGGATCGTGCGCCCCACGGACAGCCAGTTCAGCGGATTCACCGTATTGACGCACCGCCGGATGCGCAGGTCGGCGGGCGGAGGCGTCGCCACGGTCTGGCTCTCGCCGGGAAACAGCAGCGAGGGATATTGCAGCGTGAAGGTCTTGATGTCCACGTCGTCGCCCCTCCGCAGGAAAGTGCGGGCCATGATCTCCAGAATCGAGGCCAGACCGCCCCGGTAGGGGTGTGCGGGACCCAGTACGGTAATTTTCATAGGCTCCGGATACGGCCGCGGCGGCGGTTCCCGTCCGGAACCCGAAACCCGCCGCAGACGGTTTTCCGTTCACAAATATAACCGAAAAAACGGAATCCGCCGCACGGGATTCCGTTTTTCGCTTCGCGCCCGGCCGGCCGGGCAGGTCCGTCCGGGACCCGGAAGGTCACTCCTCTCCGCCGCTGCGGCCGAAACTCCGGGAAGCCTGCTCGCTGCCCGCCGCGGATTGCAGCGCCAGATACTCCCCGCCGTAGTCGATCAGGTTCTGCAGCTCGGTGCGGAACGTGTCGAGGTGCCGCTCCTCCTCGGCGATGACGTCCTGAAACATCCTGTGCGTCACCGCATCCTTGCACTCGGAGGCGATGCGCGAAGCCTCGTTGTAGGAGTCGATCGTGCTCTGTTCGAGCTGCATGGCCAGGCGCAGCATCTCCTTCGGCTCGGTGAT from Alistipes dispar carries:
- a CDS encoding MFS transporter, producing MTETIQRKINDSAFARWTALVLIASTMFFGYMFVDVLSPLKNLLETSRGWNSTVFGLYGGSEFILNVCGFLIVAGIILDKMGVRFTGLLSASLMVAGAAVKTYGISEYFCQGGFGFEFFSSFLTDIPASAKLACLGFMIFGCGTEMAGITVSKAIVKWFTGKEMALAMGLEMAIARLGVFAVFSLSPWVAELGSPSVVRPVAVVGVLLCIGLLTFLVFTVMDRKLDRQTGAAAAAGEPEEQFKVSDLRRLFTSGTFLTVAALCVLYYSAIFPFQRFATDMLQSNLGITAKQASDIFRWFPIGAMVLTPLLGSYLDHRGKGATMLLLGAILMTACHLIFALVPLTPLIAYSAIILLGISFSLVPAALWPSVPKLIENRLLGSAYAVIFWIQNIGLMAFPIIIGWSLNVSNPGVAEQIKEGVEGAAYNYTVPMLIFSCLGIAAFLLGLWLKAQDRSKGYGLELPNIKK
- a CDS encoding glycosyltransferase, coding for MKITVLGPAHPYRGGLASILEIMARTFLRRGDDVDIKTFTLQYPSLLFPGESQTVATPPPADLRIRRCVNTVNPLNWLSVGRTIRRERPDFVLLKYWTPFMAPCFGTIARLARGNGHTKVLCQIDNVEPHERHLSDRPFNRYFLSSVDGFIYMSEQVHRELRAYTAAPALFSPHPLFENFGERVPRAEACGRLGLDPALRYVLFFGLVRDYKGLDLLLGAWALLKRRGRTEGRRLIVAGEFYTAKEPYLKQIAASGLREEVLLHDRFIPDAGVKDYFSAADFVVQPYKTATQSGVTQIAYQFCTPMVVTDVGGLAEIVPDGKVGYVCAPTAEAIAAAVERISDDGTLALFRRNCVGERRRFSWERMCDRVTELYGSVSGTPER
- a CDS encoding ferritin-like domain-containing protein, with protein sequence METQVKTENKYRVSIDLLNDAVGKEIATSLQYMYFHTHFEDDRYRYLSRILREISIAEMRHIEEFSDRILFLQGDVDMNPSFRTRRITEPKEMLRLAMQLEQSTIDSYNEASRIASECKDAVTHRMFQDVIAEEERHLDTFRTELQNLIDYGGEYLALQSAAGSEQASRSFGRSGGEE